The following proteins come from a genomic window of Rattus norvegicus strain BN/NHsdMcwi chromosome 8, GRCr8, whole genome shotgun sequence:
- the Pate14l1 gene encoding prostate and testis expressed protein 14, producing the protein MSTLSSPLLISSLKINLTAMGKHILLLLLGLCLLVNSLQALTCVTCERFNSQGICERGEGCCQAKPGQKCASLITYRDGKFLLGSQRCADVCFKGTVENGGLTAKMKCCSKSFCNTVNI; encoded by the exons ATGAGCACTCTGTCTTCTCCTCTGCTGATTTCTAGTTTGAAGATCAATCTCACTGCAATGGGAAAGCACATCTTGCTGCTCCTATTGGGTCTGTGTTTGCTGGTGAACTCCCTCCAAG CTTTGACATGTGTCACGTGTGAAAGGTTCAATTCTCAGGGGATTTGTGAGAGAGGAGAAGGATGCTGTCAGGCTAAACCTGGTCAGAAATGTGCCTCACTTATAACCTATAGAG ATGGCAAATTTCTGCTTGGAAGCCAGAGATGTGCTGATGTTTGCTTTAAAGGGACTGTTGAGAATGGAGGTCTGACTGCAAAAATGAAGTGTTGCTCAAAGTCTTTCTGTAATACAGTAAATATATGA